The Mangrovibacillus cuniculi sequence ACACTTCTCTCCATGATTGCCATGGGAAGTGTTTTTGGCATTTTGTTAGATACGTATCAGCGATTCATCCAGCGTTCTCGCCGTGCGCGTTGGATAGTATTCCTTCATGATATAATGTTTTGGTTGTTGCAAGCTTTATTAGTTTTCTACGTTCTATTCGTTGTGAACTATGGAGAAATTAGATTATATTTATTTTTAGCTATACTTTGTGGATTTTCTTCCTACCAAGCGTTGTTAAAAAATTGGTATACAGATTTTCTAGAGAGAGTGATTTCCTTAACTATCGCTATAGCGAAATGGGTAAAACGAATGATTTATCTAATGGTCTTTTCTCCAATCAAAGGGCTCATCCTTTTCATTATTAGTATCATTCTACTGCTGGGTAGAACGTTATGGAAATTAGTATTGGTGCTTTTAGGCATCCTGAAATGGGTAATTCTTGTCGCTTTACTGCCAGTTAAGTGGATTTTCCAGTTTTTATGGTTTCTTTTGCCGAAATCACTTAAAAAATTCGTCGTAAACTATTATAATAAAGCTAAAGGATTATGGAGTCGTTATCGCCAATATATGTATAAAGTCTATCTGGCGCTGAAAAATAAATGGAAGAAGTAAGAGAGGAGGGACTGCCTTTGCGTCAATCAAAAAATACAAGTTTAGCAGAAATGAAGAATGAATATATTCAATACCAACAACAAAGGGAACGTGTAAAGAAACTCCAAAAGAAAAAGTTGTTCCGAAGACTAACTGTTTTTGGTGGACTAGCACTGGTTGTTTCATTCTTTCTTGTTTCGATGTTAGTAGAGCGAACATATGCACTTCAGCAAAAACAAGAAGAATTAGCACAGGTTAACGAGGAGCTTAAGCAATTAAAAGATGAACAGAACAGTCTGGAGAATCAAATAGTCAAGTTAAATGACGATGAATATATTGCGAAAGTAGCTAGAAGCACATTCTTCTTTTCTGGCGACGGAGAGATTATATTTTCTCTACCCGAGGATAAAAAAGGTAATAAAGGAACAGAATAATTTTTAAGAAAACGTCAGAAAGGGTGTCCGTCTGTTGACACCCTTTTTTTCAGTTGGATATAATGAGAGTAAGAGTGATTTTTTTCATCATTTAAGGAGGAACAATTTTTTTA is a genomic window containing:
- a CDS encoding FtsB family cell division protein, whose amino-acid sequence is MRQSKNTSLAEMKNEYIQYQQQRERVKKLQKKKLFRRLTVFGGLALVVSFFLVSMLVERTYALQQKQEELAQVNEELKQLKDEQNSLENQIVKLNDDEYIAKVARSTFFFSGDGEIIFSLPEDKKGNKGTE
- the yabQ gene encoding spore cortex biosynthesis protein YabQ — translated: MSMTIPVQLATLLSMIAMGSVFGILLDTYQRFIQRSRRARWIVFLHDIMFWLLQALLVFYVLFVVNYGEIRLYLFLAILCGFSSYQALLKNWYTDFLERVISLTIAIAKWVKRMIYLMVFSPIKGLILFIISIILLLGRTLWKLVLVLLGILKWVILVALLPVKWIFQFLWFLLPKSLKKFVVNYYNKAKGLWSRYRQYMYKVYLALKNKWKK